Part of the Bacteriovorax sp. Seq25_V genome, CAATTTCAAAGTCAGAAGAAACGTCTTGGAAAAGAACTTCTCTGTACTCTGGGTGGATACCTTTTTTCATTTTTATACCTCTTGTCTTGGCATTGACAGTTACAATGCTTCATTATTTAAAATTTAAGTCCATGCAATTTCGCTGATTTTGAGCGAAAAGTCAAGGATTAATGGGCCTCACAGCTTGAACAGCCACCCTCTTTCTGGGTTGGATCCATGAAAGTCCAGTGCCCATAAGTCGTATTCATAAATAAAATTGCTTCATCAAGGGCCTTGAAGTCTTTTTGGAAAACTTCCTTTTCTTCAAGATCGAGAACCGTGGCACTGTAAACAAACTCAATGTCGTCCCCTTTAGGTACCCCTGTGAAGGAGATAAGGGCCTTGAAAAACTCGCTGTTGTAGTAGCTAAAGTTCCAATTGGTTAATGACATGTTATTTGTGCTGTTCATAGTGAAATTTTTATCAGTTTAGGCTTGCCATGGCAAATGAATTCAGTTAGATTTGTTAATCTCAAACAGAGTAAGAATTTTAGTTAGCAAATATAATATTTTAAATTGGAGGATGTTGTGGCTAAAGGACCAAGAGTTGTAATCACGTTAGAGTGTACAGAAGCTAGAAAAATTGGGAAAACACCATCTCGTTACACTACGACTAAGAACAAAAAAACAAACCCTGAAAGACTTGAAATTAAGAAGTACAACCCATTCTTAAGAAAACATACAATTCACAAAGAAATTAAGTAATTTAGTTTTTTTCTGAATATTTCAGATTTGAGTGACCTCTCTTTCTAGGAGAGGTTTTTTTTCGTCTTTTCAGTAAGTTATCCACATAATATTACTCAACAATTTCTTTCGTTTGCCGATGCGTATTAGGTAATATAAATCCGTTCTCGAGGATTAGACTTGGCTTTAAATATACTAATTGTTGACCCTGATGATGAATGGCTACAATCAGCCTCATCATTCTTTAAAGAGCAGTTTTATACTGTTAAGGTCGTCAATAATGGTAAGGATGCCCAGTTGGCATTGTACAATGAGAAGTACTTTGCTGTTCTCCTAAATTATTCTGTAAAGAATCATGCTGGTGGGCAAGTTTTAAAGTTTATTCGAACAAATCATCCTTCACAGAAAGTCATACTTATTTTTGAAAATGAAGACCTCTGCGGTGGCCAAGAGGGGATTGATAAATTTAAAAAGATGGGGGCAAGTGAAATTGCCATTAAGCCATTTGAAATGAGTCATCTTTCAGTTTTGCTTGAGGGGCATCAGTCTCTTGGAGATATGATGACATCACTTCCTAAGAAGGAAGGTGTTTCAGCTGAAGTTGAAGTGACAACTCAGGATGAGGAATTCACCTCTATTAGAATCGATGAGTTCTATTCTTCGCAAGCAGTTCTTTTTGATGTTTATGTAAAACTTGCAAGTGGACGTTATGTTAAAATTCTTCATGCTGGCGATACATTTTCAAAAGAAAGAATTGATAAGTATAAAAATGAAAAGGGCGTAGAGTTTCTATATTTCCACAAGAAAGATAGAAGAAAGTATATTCAGTTTAATAATTTTATCGCGAAAAAGTTGATTAATACAAAGAATGTAGGTGGTAATACTAGATTTAATCAGCTTAAGAATGTTGCAGATAAGTATATTGAAGAAGTTCATACGCAAGGGATGAAGCCACAGGTCATCGATCAAGGTAAAGAGATTGTAAGTAATATCTATTCTTTTGTTGAAAAACAAGCCGATCTCCATAAGATCTTAAAAGACTTTGAAGCATTTGATCCTAAAGCATACGAGCATAGTTTTATGGTTTCGGTATTTGCTACTGCGATCATTAAGCAGTTTGAGTGGCAATCTCAGATAACGATCGAATCAACAGCTTTAGCATGCCTATTTCACGATATTGGTAAGATGAAACTTCCAAAAGAAATTTATGACCTAAGGCCAGTTGAAATGGATGATGCTCAAATGGAGATCTATAAGAAGCATCCAGAATATGGCGTTGAGATGGTTGATAATAATCGAATGATTACCAATTCGGTAAAGCAGATAATATTGCAACATCACGAAGCTTATAATGGAACAGGTTTTCCGTATGGAATTAAATCGAGTAAGATTCTAACTCTTGCGAATATTGTATGTTGCGCAGATGACTTTGTTCACATTATGATCGATGAGGATTTACCTCCACCGCAAGCGCTCAAAAAGATGCTAATGGATCGAGAGCAAGTTGCCCGTTACAATTCAATGATTGTAGAAAATTTTATTAAAGTTTTTGTAGATCCCGCAAAAATTCTAAATAGTGATACAAAAAAAGTGTCTTAATAGATTAGTTTCTTAATGGAAGTCCCCTTGTATTGATTTGACCTCTTGTAAAATAACTTCATAAAGTCTTTATTCACAAGGAAAGGGTGTTTTCTATTTGATGCTCTAATAATGAAATTTTGCTTCTTTTCAATTTTTACGTTCGGAAGAGTATTCACAAAGTATGAAATTTCATAAGTATTAGTTTCATTTTTTGTGGTTTCAATTACAATTTTGAAAAACGGAACAGATAGGATCTTGTCAAGTTCTGCTGTTAGTTCATCATCTGTTTTATCTAAAATTATATGTGACTTCATTGAGATAAGTTCATTAAGGTATTCGCCAACTTTCTCCTCGTCTAGTGCCATTGAACCCGAA contains:
- the rpmG gene encoding 50S ribosomal protein L33; its protein translation is MAKGPRVVITLECTEARKIGKTPSRYTTTKNKKTNPERLEIKKYNPFLRKHTIHKEIK
- a CDS encoding HD domain-containing phosphohydrolase, translating into MALNILIVDPDDEWLQSASSFFKEQFYTVKVVNNGKDAQLALYNEKYFAVLLNYSVKNHAGGQVLKFIRTNHPSQKVILIFENEDLCGGQEGIDKFKKMGASEIAIKPFEMSHLSVLLEGHQSLGDMMTSLPKKEGVSAEVEVTTQDEEFTSIRIDEFYSSQAVLFDVYVKLASGRYVKILHAGDTFSKERIDKYKNEKGVEFLYFHKKDRRKYIQFNNFIAKKLINTKNVGGNTRFNQLKNVADKYIEEVHTQGMKPQVIDQGKEIVSNIYSFVEKQADLHKILKDFEAFDPKAYEHSFMVSVFATAIIKQFEWQSQITIESTALACLFHDIGKMKLPKEIYDLRPVEMDDAQMEIYKKHPEYGVEMVDNNRMITNSVKQIILQHHEAYNGTGFPYGIKSSKILTLANIVCCADDFVHIMIDEDLPPPQALKKMLMDREQVARYNSMIVENFIKVFVDPAKILNSDTKKVS